The following proteins come from a genomic window of Edaphobacter sp. 4G125:
- a CDS encoding SGNH/GDSL hydrolase family protein — translation MASQLKIVAQNCLRQAGGDFITAGTFSVVGTDVLGRPIPVSDSAGNQFTATPSVRQINNGSIAGPDLNIPNPETSSPRNYRVQIKIVDQSGQVYTTTTYPNCPVSDSGSGTWNFASMKTGSGNPNALVVQGAQGFSAYDLAGGDAAWGSMASWLVSLKGLPGDVSSPQLYSAVLPLGGYYDTNSVGVLNIVRATRTPNDSSYYTMIDKQATAVLGDLASVSTVLGSPTDPNTPVAGSKIQFVIASVDSSTTPVKATITDTFTCTVKGNGQNDFYAGTDFDPRTVPAGSCIGVVSRVEDPVYYGGGGRKLWLFNQNTPVVVSSTPYNVNDNGNSFNCQMTIRLRTSTQKVPSPSQIAQVASTNKNAKRTVLYDTTFSGTALPVGWTATSGWAASDGLVSPASGQGYSSIAYQQSTYNVEQRTTRILFSPLASNTTVAVGARNETNISDPSFGTLVLVDCANGKLTISQKWNGSADPGTNTSVNIPFAITVGTKYWLSVYCNKQEITATLADPITAQTISVHVGNNSTDTGQRPAYGLMIDWFAAVAPAGQYKIFRMQVLAESVKPRVYIAGDSITYGLGVARSARWSEQLASAVGPSAIISARSGDTSYNVLAKMTSEVPFLLPDTVVILIGTNDAVNVSNLVAFANNLSQSVTFARKYAQRVVLGVIPTATSSYIPTAAYPQFVSAIQSAGADAILRFDLATSVNNDGVTQNATLFQGDLLHPNAAGHAAMYARIAADAPWLID, via the coding sequence ATGGCTTCGCAATTGAAGATTGTCGCTCAGAATTGCCTCCGTCAGGCTGGTGGGGATTTTATTACCGCAGGTACTTTCTCGGTCGTCGGGACCGACGTTTTAGGGAGGCCGATTCCAGTCAGCGACTCGGCGGGGAATCAGTTCACGGCAACTCCATCGGTTCGCCAGATCAATAACGGGTCAATCGCCGGTCCCGACTTGAATATCCCGAATCCTGAGACATCGAGTCCGCGAAACTATCGGGTGCAGATCAAAATTGTCGACCAGAGCGGCCAGGTTTATACGACAACGACCTATCCGAATTGCCCCGTCAGCGATAGCGGTAGTGGAACGTGGAACTTCGCATCCATGAAGACGGGCTCCGGAAATCCAAACGCGCTTGTCGTTCAGGGGGCACAGGGTTTTTCCGCATACGATCTTGCTGGAGGGGATGCGGCTTGGGGTTCAATGGCGAGTTGGCTCGTCTCCCTGAAGGGCTTGCCGGGTGATGTCAGCTCCCCCCAGTTGTATAGTGCGGTTCTCCCGTTGGGGGGATATTACGACACAAATAGCGTTGGTGTATTGAATATCGTGCGCGCAACGCGCACCCCGAATGACTCAAGTTACTATACGATGATCGACAAGCAGGCAACCGCCGTTCTGGGCGATCTGGCTTCGGTGAGTACTGTATTGGGTAGCCCCACGGACCCGAATACTCCCGTTGCGGGGTCTAAGATTCAATTTGTCATCGCTTCAGTGGATTCGTCTACTACCCCCGTCAAGGCGACGATTACTGATACCTTCACTTGCACGGTAAAAGGCAATGGCCAGAACGATTTCTATGCAGGAACCGACTTCGATCCGAGGACCGTTCCTGCCGGATCGTGTATCGGTGTCGTGTCTAGGGTAGAGGACCCGGTCTATTATGGTGGTGGTGGCAGGAAATTGTGGTTATTCAACCAGAACACCCCTGTAGTCGTTTCTTCCACTCCTTATAACGTCAATGACAATGGGAACTCTTTCAATTGCCAGATGACGATTCGTCTGCGCACGTCCACGCAGAAGGTTCCATCTCCTTCTCAGATTGCACAGGTTGCCTCGACCAATAAGAACGCAAAACGAACTGTGCTTTACGACACCACATTTTCGGGGACAGCGTTGCCTGTAGGATGGACCGCGACTTCGGGGTGGGCTGCGAGTGATGGCCTCGTATCTCCTGCGAGTGGACAAGGGTACAGCTCAATTGCTTACCAGCAGTCCACCTACAACGTCGAGCAGCGTACTACACGTATTCTGTTTTCTCCGCTGGCTTCTAACACTACCGTTGCTGTCGGGGCGCGCAACGAAACTAACATCAGTGATCCATCTTTTGGGACGTTGGTCCTTGTTGATTGCGCAAATGGCAAACTGACTATTTCACAGAAGTGGAACGGCTCTGCTGATCCTGGCACGAATACTTCGGTCAATATACCGTTTGCAATAACGGTAGGAACTAAATATTGGCTGTCCGTGTATTGCAACAAGCAGGAGATTACGGCCACACTTGCCGACCCAATAACAGCGCAGACGATATCGGTACATGTTGGCAACAATTCTACGGATACAGGACAGAGGCCAGCATACGGTCTGATGATTGATTGGTTTGCGGCGGTGGCTCCTGCTGGCCAGTACAAGATATTCAGGATGCAGGTGCTGGCAGAATCGGTAAAGCCTCGTGTTTATATTGCCGGTGACTCGATAACTTATGGGTTAGGCGTGGCTCGTTCTGCCAGGTGGTCTGAGCAACTCGCGTCGGCAGTTGGCCCGTCCGCAATCATCAGCGCTAGGAGTGGAGACACCTCGTATAACGTGTTAGCAAAAATGACGTCTGAGGTGCCTTTCCTGCTGCCGGACACTGTGGTCATCTTGATTGGGACAAACGATGCTGTAAATGTCTCTAACCTGGTAGCCTTTGCGAACAACCTCTCGCAATCGGTAACGTTTGCTCGAAAATACGCTCAGCGTGTCGTTCTCGGTGTTATCCCTACAGCCACGTCTTCCTATATTCCAACGGCTGCTTACCCACAGTTTGTCTCGGCAATACAATCCGCAGGAGCCGATGCGATTCTCCGCTTTGATCTCGCAACGAGCGTGAACAATGATGGGGTGACGCAAAACGCAACGCTCTTTCAGGGAGACCTTTTGCATCCGAACGCTGCTGGACATGCGGCGATGTATGCCCGTATCGCGGCTGACGCGCCGTGGCTTATTGACTGA
- a CDS encoding helix-turn-helix domain-containing protein, translating to MGATLPINMHHKVLKLIAAGSTHRDIAKKLGVSISYVSKVRNSADSASDKPEMKRSDEVSGDKWSISLPKTRIHTLDELVRQCGIDLNVWEVERFVCNKWEVGAADKRDGVLRGIVVEPLFQVKAFLKKKKHTSVILADIESLKKEALKYSPKFTAFKPRKSSGTGIAAELFNTDHHVGGLIWGKETGGDSWDSKLAMESWRDGFCTLMNRVDGYRPEMAVVPLGSDQQNADNKNGTTTNLTPQSMDSRFQKVYELSKAASRFAIDTALQKYGRVHVPIVPGNHDRLTSWHLGDYLATYYANCPAVTIDNTPLLRKWWEWGIVMLMWEHGDKGKFPDYGKIMASEMPEMWGRTKWREAHTGHLHTRRVFEDKGYTARICPSLRPSCAWSAENHHTGSIRASEAFVWSKLEGLIGQATYSILPKLRVA from the coding sequence ATGGGCGCGACTCTTCCAATCAATATGCACCATAAGGTACTAAAGCTCATCGCTGCCGGGAGTACTCACCGGGATATCGCTAAAAAACTTGGCGTGTCGATTAGCTATGTGAGTAAGGTTCGCAACTCGGCTGATAGTGCATCGGACAAGCCCGAGATGAAACGCTCTGACGAAGTGTCCGGGGATAAGTGGAGCATTTCCCTTCCGAAGACGCGGATACACACGCTCGATGAGCTTGTGAGGCAATGCGGTATCGACCTCAACGTTTGGGAGGTTGAACGCTTTGTCTGTAATAAGTGGGAGGTCGGCGCTGCGGACAAGCGCGACGGGGTATTGCGCGGAATCGTAGTTGAGCCACTCTTTCAGGTGAAGGCATTCCTGAAGAAGAAGAAGCACACCTCTGTGATCCTTGCAGACATTGAAAGCCTCAAGAAAGAGGCTCTCAAGTACTCGCCCAAGTTCACTGCGTTCAAGCCTCGTAAATCGTCTGGAACGGGTATCGCGGCTGAACTGTTCAATACAGACCATCATGTGGGAGGTCTGATTTGGGGTAAGGAGACTGGCGGGGATAGCTGGGATAGCAAGCTCGCAATGGAGTCTTGGCGAGACGGCTTCTGTACCCTCATGAATCGGGTCGATGGGTATAGGCCGGAGATGGCCGTCGTGCCTCTTGGAAGCGATCAACAGAACGCCGATAACAAGAATGGGACCACGACCAACCTTACTCCGCAATCGATGGACTCGCGCTTTCAAAAGGTCTATGAACTGTCGAAGGCGGCTTCGAGATTCGCTATTGATACGGCTCTCCAGAAGTATGGTAGAGTTCATGTTCCAATCGTTCCGGGGAATCACGACAGGCTTACGTCCTGGCACCTCGGCGACTACCTGGCCACCTATTACGCGAATTGTCCTGCGGTAACTATCGACAACACTCCTCTCCTCCGGAAGTGGTGGGAGTGGGGCATTGTTATGTTGATGTGGGAGCATGGCGACAAGGGCAAGTTTCCCGACTACGGAAAGATCATGGCCAGCGAGATGCCGGAGATGTGGGGGCGCACAAAATGGCGCGAAGCTCATACAGGCCATCTCCACACGCGACGGGTCTTCGAGGATAAGGGGTACACGGCGCGTATATGCCCGTCACTGAGACCTTCCTGTGCGTGGTCCGCAGAGAACCATCACACTGGATCGATCAGAGCGTCAGAGGCTTTCGTGTGGAGCAAGCTCGAAGGGCTCATCGGACAGGCGACGTATTCAATTCTTCCGAAGTTGAGGGTGGCGTAA
- a CDS encoding dATP/dGTP diphosphohydrolase domain-containing protein gives MENQQAKKFDVGKPPLGLIPRRALEEEAHVLDFGRQKYGPWNWAKGMEWSRLIDAGLRHIAAFADGEDVDQESGLSHLAHARACLGFLLDYEKEHPEMDDRRKRCVP, from the coding sequence GTGGAGAATCAGCAGGCTAAGAAATTCGATGTGGGTAAACCCCCTCTCGGCCTCATCCCCCGGCGAGCACTTGAGGAAGAAGCGCATGTGCTTGACTTCGGCAGACAGAAGTATGGGCCTTGGAACTGGGCAAAGGGAATGGAGTGGTCGCGGTTGATCGATGCAGGTCTCCGCCACATTGCCGCATTCGCAGACGGTGAAGATGTAGACCAGGAGAGCGGTCTGTCTCACCTTGCACACGCTCGGGCCTGTCTTGGCTTCCTACTGGACTACGAGAAAGAACATCCGGAGATGGATGATAGGCGTAAACGTTGTGTTCCGTGA
- a CDS encoding ribbon-helix-helix domain-containing protein: MTKKRDNQAAVRLTDAEMRLLDKLAAKRGLPRSAMLRLAFLDYAHRSGELEKISGQLEGR, from the coding sequence GTGACTAAGAAAAGAGACAATCAGGCGGCGGTCCGGCTTACAGATGCGGAGATGCGCCTACTAGATAAATTGGCGGCTAAACGGGGTCTCCCGCGATCCGCAATGCTGCGATTAGCCTTCCTCGACTATGCTCATAGAAGTGGTGAATTAGAAAAAATCTCTGGGCAGTTAGAGGGCAGATAA
- the trpC gene encoding indole-3-glycerol phosphate synthase TrpC, with the protein MPTRLDEILAHTSAVVKERKATTNLAALEKKALAHTPRGFANRLRKVSVSRPAIISEIKKASPSKGLIRADFDPPTLAKGFEAAGAAALSVLTDEKFFQGSLEALEAASGSVQIPCLRKDFMVDSFQVVEARAAGADAILLIVAAHTDAMLEQLRKEAQSLALDVLCEVHSAEELKRAVGMEFDVIGVNSRDLRTFEMHPELLFDLVKAMPANAVKVAESGLRSAEEIAELRDAGYDAFLMGETLMRQPDPGSALAALLGHSYAERALR; encoded by the coding sequence ATGCCGACTCGACTGGACGAGATACTTGCTCATACCTCCGCTGTGGTCAAGGAGCGCAAAGCAACAACGAACCTCGCCGCGTTGGAGAAGAAGGCGTTGGCACACACTCCGCGCGGATTTGCGAATCGTCTGCGTAAGGTAAGCGTGAGCCGCCCGGCGATCATCTCGGAGATAAAAAAAGCTTCACCTTCCAAGGGATTGATTCGAGCGGATTTTGATCCGCCAACCCTGGCGAAGGGTTTTGAAGCAGCGGGGGCCGCGGCACTCTCTGTTTTAACCGACGAAAAGTTTTTTCAGGGCTCGTTAGAGGCCCTGGAAGCTGCTTCCGGCAGTGTGCAGATACCGTGCCTGAGGAAGGATTTTATGGTCGATTCTTTCCAGGTTGTTGAGGCGCGAGCCGCTGGAGCCGACGCGATCCTCTTGATTGTTGCTGCGCATACTGATGCGATGTTGGAGCAACTGCGAAAAGAGGCCCAAAGCCTGGCGCTGGATGTGCTCTGCGAGGTTCACTCGGCAGAGGAACTGAAGCGTGCAGTTGGGATGGAGTTCGATGTCATCGGAGTGAACAGTCGCGACCTTCGCACCTTCGAGATGCATCCGGAATTATTGTTCGATCTAGTGAAGGCGATGCCTGCGAATGCAGTTAAAGTCGCAGAGAGTGGCTTGCGCAGCGCGGAGGAGATTGCTGAACTCCGAGATGCCGGTTATGACGCATTTTTGATGGGCGAGACGCTGATGCGACAGCCAGATCCCGGAAGCGCACTGGCAGCGTTGCTCGGGCACTCTTATGCCGAACGAGCGCTGCGATGA
- a CDS encoding phosphoribosylanthranilate isomerase: MMWVKICGNTNLEDAKLAAELGADALGFVFAESKRRVTPEQVKAITSHLPTHIERVGVVYGHDAAQIAEIIGAAGLNGVQLHGDFDPRLVTQVRGLLGNEIGIIQTLHWVVGSDSSTQMRAELRQIAATNMVDRVLIDSRVGSAGGGTGVAFDWKAARAVLDEFADQLKVIIAGGLRPENVREAIQELHPWGVDVASGVEMSPGRKDPEKLATFLRLAKGV; the protein is encoded by the coding sequence ATGATGTGGGTCAAAATCTGTGGCAACACGAATCTTGAGGATGCGAAGCTTGCGGCGGAATTGGGAGCTGATGCGCTGGGTTTTGTCTTTGCAGAGAGCAAACGTCGTGTTACCCCGGAGCAGGTGAAAGCGATCACCTCGCATCTGCCTACCCATATTGAACGGGTTGGTGTGGTTTATGGCCACGATGCAGCGCAAATTGCAGAGATCATCGGGGCAGCGGGTCTTAATGGTGTTCAACTCCATGGCGATTTTGATCCGCGTCTTGTAACGCAAGTGAGAGGCTTGCTGGGGAATGAGATCGGCATTATTCAGACGTTGCATTGGGTGGTAGGTTCGGACAGCAGCACACAGATGCGCGCAGAGCTGCGGCAGATTGCCGCAACGAACATGGTCGATCGTGTCCTTATCGACTCACGAGTGGGGAGCGCGGGAGGAGGGACAGGGGTCGCGTTCGACTGGAAGGCGGCTCGCGCTGTCCTGGATGAGTTTGCCGATCAGCTCAAGGTGATTATTGCGGGTGGATTACGCCCTGAAAACGTGAGGGAAGCAATTCAAGAGTTGCATCCCTGGGGAGTGGATGTAGCGAGTGGGGTAGAGATGTCTCCGGGACGAAAAGATCCTGAGAAGCTGGCAACTTTTCTTCGTCTTGCGAAAGGCGTGTAG
- a CDS encoding prolyl oligopeptidase family serine peptidase, which produces MKPIENFPAVTNAISYPKAHTVDQVDSYFGVKVSDPYRWMEDLDSAEVKKWIDQENQLTRSILDRIPARETIHKRLLDLINFERYTPPVRRGTRYFYSYNSGLQNQNTIYWTEGLDGEPNVLLDPNQMSTDGTVAISGLSISDDGHLAAYSIADAGSDWVKWYVRDVATGKDLPDVIEWSKFSSASWLKDGSGFFYEGYDPPEGDVLKSANYFHKVFFHKLGTPQSEDQLIFHRPDDKEMTVGTAVTDDGRYLILYQSKGSSPNNQLSVKDLEQPDSPILEIASTADALYAPIDNDGTRFWIHSTLDAPNGRVIEVDLARPDREHWKTVIPESQHNLDSVSMIDNTLIANYLADAQSVVELYTPEGVRIDQLELPAIGTAAGFAGKRTETETFFQFTNFTTPATIYRLDMKTRRSTVYRQPKLKFDPSQYETRQVFYTSKDGTRVPMFLSHKKDLQLSGNNPTLLYGYGGFNVSLRPEFSSSNLLWMEMGGIYAQPSLRGGGEYGEAWHQAGTKLNKQNVFDDFIAAAEWLIANQYTAPAKLAISGGSNGGLLVAACEIQRPDLFAATLPSVGVMDMLRFDKFTIGWAWKTDYGAPSEDESEFQAIYRYSPLHNLKPGVAYPATLISTADHDDRVFPAHSFKFAAAMQAAQSGPKPILIRIETRAGHGAGTPLTKRVDLVADQFAFLYQQLRMND; this is translated from the coding sequence ATGAAGCCTATAGAGAATTTCCCTGCCGTTACGAACGCCATCTCCTATCCAAAGGCCCACACAGTCGACCAGGTAGACAGCTATTTCGGTGTCAAAGTTTCCGATCCCTACCGCTGGATGGAGGATCTCGATTCCGCTGAGGTAAAGAAATGGATCGATCAGGAGAACCAGCTTACGCGCAGCATCCTCGACCGCATTCCTGCGCGCGAAACGATTCACAAGAGACTCCTGGATTTGATCAATTTCGAGCGCTACACACCGCCGGTGCGCCGCGGCACACGCTATTTCTACTCCTACAACTCCGGCCTACAGAACCAGAACACTATTTATTGGACCGAAGGATTAGACGGAGAGCCGAACGTTCTTCTCGATCCCAATCAGATGTCCACCGACGGCACTGTCGCCATCAGTGGACTCAGCATCTCCGACGATGGGCATCTCGCTGCTTACTCCATCGCCGATGCCGGCTCCGACTGGGTCAAGTGGTACGTCCGCGATGTCGCAACCGGCAAAGACCTGCCGGATGTAATCGAGTGGTCAAAGTTCAGCTCGGCCTCGTGGCTTAAAGACGGCTCCGGTTTTTTTTACGAGGGATACGATCCTCCGGAAGGTGATGTCCTTAAGTCAGCAAACTATTTTCACAAGGTCTTCTTCCATAAGCTTGGAACGCCACAAAGCGAAGATCAGCTCATCTTCCATCGGCCTGACGATAAGGAGATGACCGTTGGTACTGCAGTCACTGACGATGGCCGATACCTCATCCTCTATCAGAGCAAAGGATCGAGTCCAAATAACCAGCTCTCCGTCAAAGACCTTGAACAGCCCGATTCTCCTATCCTCGAGATCGCCTCGACCGCAGATGCTCTCTATGCCCCAATTGATAATGATGGCACCCGATTCTGGATCCATTCCACTCTGGATGCACCAAATGGCCGTGTCATTGAAGTTGATCTCGCGCGACCGGATCGCGAACATTGGAAGACCGTAATCCCCGAAAGCCAACATAACCTCGACAGCGTCAGCATGATCGACAACACCCTGATTGCAAATTATCTTGCCGATGCACAGAGTGTGGTCGAACTCTACACCCCGGAAGGCGTTCGGATCGATCAGCTTGAACTGCCCGCAATCGGCACAGCAGCGGGCTTTGCAGGAAAACGAACCGAGACCGAGACGTTCTTTCAGTTCACCAATTTCACAACTCCGGCTACGATCTATCGCCTCGACATGAAGACCCGCCGCTCTACCGTTTACCGTCAGCCGAAATTGAAATTTGATCCTTCGCAATACGAAACTCGACAGGTCTTCTACACCAGCAAAGATGGCACGCGCGTGCCCATGTTTCTCAGCCATAAAAAAGACCTGCAGCTTAGCGGCAATAACCCCACGCTTCTTTATGGCTATGGCGGGTTCAACGTCTCTCTTCGTCCCGAGTTCTCCTCGAGTAACCTGCTGTGGATGGAGATGGGAGGCATCTATGCCCAGCCCAGCCTGCGTGGCGGGGGTGAATATGGCGAGGCCTGGCACCAGGCAGGCACAAAACTTAACAAGCAAAACGTGTTTGACGACTTTATCGCTGCGGCTGAATGGCTAATCGCTAATCAGTACACTGCCCCAGCAAAGCTCGCCATTTCTGGCGGAAGCAATGGCGGGCTACTTGTCGCCGCATGCGAGATTCAACGTCCCGATCTCTTTGCCGCAACGCTTCCTTCTGTGGGAGTCATGGACATGCTTCGCTTCGACAAGTTCACCATCGGCTGGGCCTGGAAGACCGACTATGGCGCACCGAGTGAAGATGAAAGCGAGTTTCAAGCAATCTACCGCTACTCTCCACTCCACAACCTCAAGCCCGGCGTTGCTTATCCTGCAACTCTCATCTCCACGGCAGATCACGACGATCGCGTCTTCCCTGCGCACAGCTTTAAATTCGCCGCCGCCATGCAGGCAGCACAGTCCGGCCCGAAGCCTATTCTGATTCGTATCGAAACCCGTGCTGGCCATGGTGCCGGAACACCCCTTACAAAACGAGTCGATCTGGTCGCTGATCAGTTCGCATTTCTTTACCAGCAACTTAGGATGAACGACTGA
- a CDS encoding LacI family DNA-binding transcriptional regulator, translating into MAIRLQDIADDLNLSKMTISKVLRGQTDVSAETKARVLKRMKELNYRPNISARGLRTGQTYSIGMVVPSLADPAVAMIARGMNEVFRSANYGLVISSADGDGEAEEKEAELHLSRQVDALIFYPRSDASDVPPILKTTTVPVVYVGPCPPRIPGPNVGLRENAVGQIAAEHLLERRCRRIAYLRGPRTAIADQRFAGFLEAMRSAAVSVRQDWILEILPCEKEYRSGFEALRRLITAKGRPDGVVAYTDWLAAGARDALIAAGMEVPRQVQVIGCGNQRDVCETGVALTSIDLAYEEAGRRVARLALKRIGSKGEMNLRGITLLPKLVQRESTQKIDG; encoded by the coding sequence ATGGCTATTCGTCTTCAGGACATCGCGGATGATCTCAATCTCTCGAAGATGACCATCTCCAAGGTTCTGCGCGGTCAGACGGACGTGAGTGCTGAGACGAAGGCACGTGTTCTGAAGCGCATGAAGGAGCTGAATTATCGCCCGAATATCTCGGCCCGCGGACTTCGTACCGGGCAAACCTACAGCATAGGCATGGTTGTCCCCAGTCTCGCGGATCCTGCTGTGGCGATGATTGCGCGCGGGATGAATGAGGTCTTTCGTTCTGCAAATTATGGCTTGGTGATCTCGTCTGCAGATGGCGATGGAGAGGCGGAAGAGAAGGAAGCGGAGTTGCATCTTTCGCGGCAGGTCGATGCCTTGATCTTCTATCCGAGAAGCGATGCATCCGATGTCCCACCAATTCTAAAGACAACGACGGTACCCGTGGTCTATGTTGGCCCATGCCCTCCGCGAATCCCTGGCCCGAATGTTGGTTTGCGAGAAAACGCTGTGGGCCAGATCGCAGCGGAGCATCTGCTGGAACGTCGATGTCGCCGCATTGCTTATCTACGTGGTCCGCGTACGGCGATTGCGGACCAGCGCTTTGCAGGATTTCTCGAGGCGATGCGAAGTGCAGCTGTTTCTGTTCGACAGGATTGGATTCTGGAGATCCTTCCCTGCGAAAAAGAGTATCGCAGCGGATTTGAGGCGTTGCGCAGGCTTATTACTGCCAAAGGGCGTCCTGATGGAGTGGTGGCGTATACCGATTGGCTTGCTGCAGGAGCACGCGATGCATTGATCGCTGCCGGGATGGAAGTACCTCGGCAGGTTCAGGTGATTGGCTGCGGAAATCAGCGTGATGTGTGTGAGACGGGAGTTGCGCTCACTAGCATAGACCTGGCATATGAGGAAGCGGGCCGCCGGGTGGCGCGTTTGGCACTCAAGCGCATTGGAAGTAAGGGAGAGATGAACCTCCGTGGCATAACTCTTTTGCCGAAGCTGGTGCAGCGAGAGTCCACGCAAAAGATAGATGGCTGA
- a CDS encoding carbohydrate kinase family protein, translating into MARTNVRLFDLVVFGEFFSDMIFYQLRNQPRFGEEVKTDCFLIAPGGGLATSAIAASRLGSTTGIITRVGADASVLPTWNEILKEGLDVTACEVRKDQATALTASIAYQSNRMMVTHDPINQNLEELLSQKLVLEKLHRSRHVHFACALRHPRRWIPVLKGLKESGITVSANFGWNPDLSPVQLHSIVKHCEFIFPNEHEAKAITGTRDAVRALEKLQEWVRIPVVKLGRRGAMLMADGKLYRQQALPIAIVDATGDGDAFDGGFLHAFLHGGDWDECLRAGNICASLSASQPGGSQGLPGPKEYRHHLSMMKGMSARKKIKK; encoded by the coding sequence ATGGCGCGAACGAATGTTCGATTGTTCGATCTGGTGGTGTTCGGAGAGTTCTTTTCGGACATGATCTTTTATCAGCTCCGGAACCAGCCGCGGTTTGGCGAAGAAGTTAAGACCGATTGTTTTTTGATCGCTCCGGGGGGAGGGCTGGCCACGTCGGCTATTGCAGCCAGTCGACTGGGAAGCACGACCGGCATCATCACCCGTGTGGGCGCAGACGCCAGCGTACTTCCAACGTGGAATGAGATTCTGAAAGAGGGACTGGATGTTACCGCTTGTGAGGTGCGGAAGGACCAGGCGACAGCTCTAACGGCTTCCATCGCATATCAGTCCAACCGCATGATGGTGACGCATGACCCCATCAATCAGAATTTGGAAGAGTTGCTTTCTCAGAAGCTGGTCCTTGAAAAATTGCATCGTTCCAGACACGTTCACTTTGCTTGTGCTTTGCGGCACCCGAGAAGGTGGATCCCGGTTTTAAAAGGCCTGAAAGAAAGTGGAATTACCGTCTCGGCAAATTTTGGATGGAATCCCGATCTTTCGCCAGTTCAGCTTCATTCCATCGTGAAACATTGCGAATTTATCTTTCCTAACGAACACGAAGCCAAGGCGATTACGGGAACACGCGATGCTGTGCGTGCGCTGGAAAAATTGCAGGAGTGGGTGAGGATTCCTGTCGTCAAACTTGGTAGGCGAGGCGCCATGCTGATGGCAGATGGTAAACTCTATCGTCAACAGGCTTTGCCGATTGCCATTGTGGACGCAACTGGCGATGGTGACGCCTTTGATGGAGGGTTTCTTCATGCTTTTCTCCATGGGGGAGACTGGGATGAGTGTTTACGAGCGGGAAATATCTGCGCAAGTCTGTCGGCCTCTCAGCCGGGCGGATCGCAAGGTTTGCCGGGCCCAAAAGAATACAGACATCACCTGTCGATGATGAAGGGCATGTCTGCCCGGAAGAAGATTAAGAAATAA